The following proteins are encoded in a genomic region of Thiomonas sp. X19:
- a CDS encoding TonB-dependent receptor domain-containing protein, which produces MKNHRSTKQRHDLRLPASPFASCFAASPGAACAAPRAPALRPPVMPMLGALALALLTGHAAHAQTAAAATALPPVVVSASGYPQSLSSALPSVSVITREQIEESGVQNLATLLQQAAGVQVTSNGGPGQSGNVFVRGFGGTDVLVLLDGVPINAQDTTGTSYLNNFTTDQIQRIEIIRGNVSAIYGSGAIGGVVLITTRKGAKTPQASVSVTAGSRNTATVSANASGEVGKTQLQAGISRYTTQGISSINPEQQSHVNPNANGYRNTTINGSIVQELTPGQSLGLRAFRSEGRASYDSYGAYASPTDTNLSSTTQSLYQLFSDNQLATNWTSHLSLSQQATANTVDNFSAYPYDINYRTRTQQLLWRNVVQLDSAWTATAGLDLQRQSITSLTGSINATSRNANAVFVGLNGAFSGNQIQLNLRHDSIGGYSGQNTGYLGYGHELGGGFKAIASYSTAFNAAPLGYLYAPYYGNPALRPEKAHSAEAGLQWSQGPNVLRATLFQTQATDQWIYDYNTSTFQNIASSRTRGLELTGRGAWHGWAYDANLTLQQPVNTSLPGDPTLQRRARSLANVSVNHAIGNVLYGATLHYSGPRWDNDANGNPTTLGAYTTVDLTASGPITPQWSWNARVQNLFDKKYQTAYSYNREPFGVFLGLTWRPLGS; this is translated from the coding sequence ATGAAAAACCATCGTTCCACGAAGCAGCGCCACGATTTGCGCCTGCCCGCCTCGCCCTTCGCCTCGTGCTTTGCCGCATCTCCCGGCGCGGCCTGCGCAGCCCCTCGCGCGCCGGCGTTGCGGCCGCCCGTCATGCCCATGCTCGGCGCACTCGCCCTGGCGCTCCTGACGGGCCATGCTGCACATGCCCAAACGGCAGCCGCGGCCACGGCGCTGCCGCCCGTGGTGGTGTCGGCCAGCGGCTATCCACAGTCCTTGTCCAGCGCGCTGCCCAGCGTGAGCGTGATCACGCGCGAGCAGATCGAGGAGTCGGGCGTGCAGAACCTCGCCACTTTGCTGCAGCAGGCGGCGGGTGTGCAGGTCACGTCCAATGGCGGGCCGGGACAGAGCGGCAATGTGTTCGTGCGCGGCTTTGGCGGTACCGACGTGCTGGTGCTGCTCGATGGCGTGCCGATCAACGCGCAGGACACCACCGGGACGTCCTATCTCAACAACTTCACGACCGACCAGATCCAGCGCATCGAAATCATCCGCGGCAACGTCTCTGCCATCTACGGCTCGGGGGCGATTGGCGGCGTGGTGCTCATCACCACGCGCAAGGGCGCGAAGACTCCGCAGGCCTCGGTCTCGGTGACCGCCGGTAGCCGCAACACCGCAACCGTCTCGGCCAACGCCAGCGGGGAAGTGGGGAAGACGCAGTTGCAAGCAGGAATCAGCCGCTACACCACGCAGGGCATTTCGTCGATCAATCCGGAGCAGCAGAGCCATGTCAACCCCAATGCGAACGGCTATCGCAACACCACGATCAACGGCTCGATCGTGCAGGAGCTGACGCCGGGGCAATCGCTGGGGCTGCGCGCGTTTCGCAGCGAAGGCCGGGCAAGTTACGACAGCTATGGCGCCTACGCCAGCCCGACGGATACCAACCTGAGCAGCACCACGCAGTCTTTGTATCAACTGTTCAGCGACAACCAACTGGCGACGAACTGGACCTCGCACCTCAGTCTGTCGCAACAAGCCACTGCGAATACCGTGGACAATTTCAGCGCTTATCCGTACGACATCAACTACCGCACCCGTACCCAGCAACTGCTTTGGCGCAATGTGGTCCAACTCGACAGCGCCTGGACAGCCACAGCCGGGCTGGATCTGCAGCGCCAGTCCATCACGTCGCTGACCGGCTCCATCAACGCCACCAGCCGCAATGCCAACGCGGTGTTCGTCGGCTTGAATGGCGCGTTCAGCGGCAATCAAATCCAGTTGAACCTGCGCCACGACAGCATCGGCGGCTACTCGGGGCAGAACACGGGTTATTTGGGTTATGGGCATGAACTGGGCGGCGGCTTCAAGGCGATTGCCAGTTACTCCACCGCGTTCAATGCCGCCCCGCTGGGCTACCTGTACGCACCGTATTACGGCAACCCCGCGCTGCGGCCGGAGAAAGCCCATTCCGCCGAAGCCGGGCTGCAGTGGTCGCAGGGGCCGAACGTGCTGCGCGCCACGCTGTTCCAGACCCAGGCGACCGATCAGTGGATCTACGACTACAACACCAGCACTTTCCAGAACATCGCCAGCAGCCGTACCCGCGGCCTCGAACTGACGGGTCGCGGTGCCTGGCATGGCTGGGCCTATGACGCCAACCTGACCCTGCAGCAGCCGGTGAACACCAGTTTGCCGGGCGATCCCACATTGCAGCGAAGGGCGCGCAGCCTGGCCAATGTCAGCGTGAATCACGCCATCGGCAATGTGCTGTATGGCGCAACCCTGCATTACAGTGGTCCGCGCTGGGACAACGATGCCAACGGCAATCCGACCACCCTCGGCGCCTACACCACCGTCGACCTCACCGCCAGCGGCCCGATCACGCCGCAGTGGAGCTGGAATGCGCGGGTGCAGAATCTGTTCGACAAGAAGTATCAGACGGCCTACAGCTACAACCGTGAACCCTTTGGCGTGTTTCTGGGTCTGACCTGGCGACCGCTGGGTTCCTGA
- a CDS encoding cell division protein ZapB, with protein MSPPTTPTELPALLDALSDKADRLVLRHAELKRTNALLDERIRQLEAERDSLRARLHEARARVDHLLARLDPLAGVPATDPSA; from the coding sequence ATGAGCCCCCCAACGACGCCGACCGAGTTGCCTGCCTTGCTGGATGCCTTGAGCGACAAGGCCGACCGCTTGGTGCTGCGCCACGCCGAACTCAAACGCACCAATGCCTTGCTGGACGAACGCATTCGCCAACTCGAGGCCGAGCGCGATTCCTTGCGGGCTCGGCTGCATGAAGCGCGTGCGCGCGTCGACCATCTGCTGGCCCGGCTGGACCCCCTGGCGGGCGTGCCTGCGACCGACCCCTCGGCCTGA
- a CDS encoding iron ABC transporter permease encodes MSAPTIDQAPELTGRRIEPHSGRLLAMTAGVLVLAVLLGVSVGAGGWNWPIIAQLRIPRVLAGAGAGALLALAGLAMQLVLRNPLADPYVLGASAGAGMGAIAMLVVFGRQLWLGSVGGALAALGLLLLLGRRAMASPDDEAPAQLILIGAMLSAVFAAGSTLLLALVPEQSLRGAVFWLVGDLSGARFGRWLCLVAIVLAAILAGWGRAFDRLALGSEHAWLLGEPVHRLRLGLVLLAAVATGAAVAEAGAVGFVGLVVPHLLRMFGVVRMRQQCWAVPLVGAALVVAADSLARGVAMPYELPVGAITALIGAPVFILLLIRQPR; translated from the coding sequence ATGTCCGCTCCCACCATCGACCAAGCCCCGGAACTGACCGGCCGCCGCATCGAGCCGCACAGCGGCCGCTTGCTGGCCATGACGGCCGGTGTGCTGGTGCTGGCGGTGCTGCTGGGCGTGAGCGTGGGCGCGGGCGGCTGGAACTGGCCGATCATCGCGCAGTTGCGCATTCCGCGCGTGCTGGCCGGTGCCGGGGCTGGAGCCTTGCTGGCGCTGGCCGGGCTGGCCATGCAACTCGTGCTGCGCAACCCCCTGGCCGACCCCTATGTGCTCGGCGCCTCCGCAGGTGCCGGCATGGGGGCCATTGCCATGCTGGTGGTTTTCGGCAGACAGCTCTGGCTGGGCAGCGTCGGCGGGGCGCTGGCGGCGCTGGGGCTGTTGCTGCTGCTGGGCCGCCGCGCCATGGCCAGCCCGGATGACGAGGCGCCGGCCCAGCTCATTCTGATCGGCGCCATGCTCTCGGCGGTGTTCGCCGCCGGCTCCACCTTGCTGCTGGCGCTGGTGCCGGAGCAGAGTTTGCGCGGCGCGGTGTTCTGGCTGGTGGGGGATTTGTCGGGTGCGCGCTTCGGTCGCTGGCTGTGCCTGGTGGCCATCGTGCTGGCTGCGATTCTGGCGGGATGGGGCCGTGCGTTCGACCGGCTGGCGCTGGGCAGCGAGCATGCCTGGCTGCTCGGCGAGCCGGTGCATCGCCTGCGCCTCGGGCTGGTGCTGCTGGCCGCCGTGGCCACGGGCGCCGCGGTGGCCGAAGCCGGCGCGGTGGGCTTCGTCGGCCTGGTCGTGCCGCACTTGCTGCGCATGTTCGGCGTGGTGCGCATGCGCCAGCAATGCTGGGCCGTGCCCTTGGTGGGCGCGGCGCTGGTGGTGGCGGCCGATTCCCTGGCGCGGGGCGTGGCCATGCCTTACGAACTGCCGGTCGGCGCCATCACCGCCTTGATCGGTGCGCCGGTGTTCATTCTGCTGTTGATCCGGCAGCCGCGATGA